TTAGTTGCGGCCCAGCCCGATGATTTTGGTCAAGAGTTCTCGGCATTAATTTTGGCAGTACGCGTGGTCGATGGACTTGATCAGGCCATTGAGCATATTGATCACTATGGCACTGATCATTCCGACACGATTTTATCGCAAGATCCGGCGGCGATTGAGCGTTTTTTGAACGAGGTTGATTCAGCGGTGGTGTATGCCAATTCCTCAACCCGTTTCACCGATGGCTCGCAAATGGGCTTGGGTGCTGAAATTGCAATCAGCACCCAAAAATTGCATGCACGTGGCCCAATGGCTTTGCGCGAATTGACCTCGTACAAATGGGTAGTCCGTGGCGCTGGCCACATTCGCGATTGATATTGCTAGCGGGCAATCGCGCTAGTTTGGCGTGGATTGCCCGTTTGTTGATCGGCCCGCAAACCCCAAAGCGTCGCGACTGCGCCAACCACATCAGCGCCAGCAAAAAAGAGCAATTGCCATGGCCCTGCGCCAGTAATTACCCACCAACCAAAGATCAACGGCACGCTCAGCCGCAAAATCACCGTGGTCATGGCATAGCGGCGCAGATCGATTGGGCTAACATTCATGTGCAAAACCCCAATAAAGCCCACCAACATACCTGCCACGCGTGGCCAAACCTCAGTCGTTGCTGGCATACCAAATACACTCAAGAGTAGATTTGGCGCGAGTGCCGCCAAAAGCCCAGTGCTCACCGCATACCAACCAAACCAGCGTAAACTACGAATTGTTCTAAGCATCAGAAACTCCTTGTGTACAGGCCATCTCGGCCAAAGCGTGAATAACGGGGCATTCACGCGGATCATCAGCGGAACGAGCGGCAAATTCATGCAAGGCTTGGCGCAAACGCTGAAACTGTTGAACCGTTTGGTCAATCTGCTGGACTTTTTGATCAACAAATTGCTGAATCAAGGCTTGCTCGGTATTTTGCGGGCTGAGTTGTAGAAACATGCCCATTTCGCGCAAGCTAAAGCCCAATGCTTGACCTTGCTTGATTGCTAAAATTCGCGCAACTACCGTGTTTGAATAATCGCGATAGCCTGATTCACGGCGTTGGGCGGTTTCGATCAAGCCCATTCGTTCATATAAGCGCACCGTTTGCACACTCACGCCACAACGGCGAGCTACTTGACCAATTTGCATCGCTCAATTCCTTTCTGCTGCTTAGCATAAACCCTATACTATGCTATAGAGTCAAGCCCAAGTTTTTATTAAAATCAAAAGGCAGAAGGCAAAAATCAAAAAGTAGCAACAGGAAATTGGAATGCAGCTGTAACGCAGAGGCGCAGAGGGAAAATATGAATGATGAATATTAAACCGCCAAGGGCATGAAGAACGCGAAATGAGGCTATAGGCTATGGACTATCGACATTTCTTGGTATTCCAATGCTGTAAATCCAATAGCCAATAGTCAGTAGCCTGTGCTTTCCCTCTCATGGCGCGGTTGCATTTGCGTGGGCGAAAGATAAAGCCTATGATATCGAACGCCAATGGCAATTTGCCGATGACGAAGCACAGAGTCATGGCGATGCTGCTTCGACGCTGATGTGGTATGGAGGATGTTCATGACTGAATCAATTGGGATTCTTGGCACGGGTGAGATGGGGGGCAGTTTGGCGCGGGCCTTCAGTCGCGCAGGCTATCCAGTTTTGCTCGGCTCGCGTGATGCTGCGCGGGCAGCGGAACGGGCTACCGCGCTTGCCGTTGCTGGTGGGGGAGTGATTCAGCCTGGTGACTATGCGACGACGATCCAATCAACTTCGATCCTGATTCTCGCGCTGGGCTTTTCTGATGCTTTTACCTTGCTCCCAACAATCGGAACTGCCTTGAACGGCAAATTGGTGGTGGATATTAGTACGCCATGGGGCGATGAAATTGCCGACCGCTCCGCCGCCGAACGTTTAGCAGATCAGCTTCCTGCCACGGCGCAGCTTGTTGGTGCGTGGAAAACAACCTTTGCGGCGACACTTGACGGATCACACGAGCCGCAGCACGATGTGTTTGTATCGGGGGATCAGGCAGCGGCCAAACAGCGGATAAGTGGTTTAATTCAGCAATTAGGGTTTCGGGCGGTAGATTGTGGAAACTTGGCGACTGCCCGAGTGCTGGAGGGGATGGTGCGATTGATGGGACCAATCGCACGGTCGCTTGCACCCACCGAGCGCCATGGCTCACCTGCATGGAAGTTTTTGCCTTAGGCCATGGTCATACCGTGCAAGTATGCCATTGAATCGGAGAAGTGTGATAGTTTCGATGATAAATGCTCCCTTGTCGCTTCAGTATACAGTGTTAGGAATGCTATCTGGTCGCCCACCCTGCACCGATGGCGACTACGGCGATGCCGTTGATATGCTCTGGCCAACTGAAATGGCGCGGATGGGAACCGTGTTTATTCAGGCATTG
The DNA window shown above is from Chloroflexota bacterium and carries:
- a CDS encoding heavy metal-responsive transcriptional regulator; translation: MQIGQVARRCGVSVQTVRLYERMGLIETAQRRESGYRDYSNTVVARILAIKQGQALGFSLREMGMFLQLSPQNTEQALIQQFVDQKVQQIDQTVQQFQRLRQALHEFAARSADDPRECPVIHALAEMACTQGVSDA
- a CDS encoding NAD(P)-binding domain-containing protein, translated to MTESIGILGTGEMGGSLARAFSRAGYPVLLGSRDAARAAERATALAVAGGGVIQPGDYATTIQSTSILILALGFSDAFTLLPTIGTALNGKLVVDISTPWGDEIADRSAAERLADQLPATAQLVGAWKTTFAATLDGSHEPQHDVFVSGDQAAAKQRISGLIQQLGFRAVDCGNLATARVLEGMVRLMGPIARSLAPTERHGSPAWKFLP